The DNA window AATcaagaaataatatttaattaataaggttttaaaataattggtaATAGGCTTTAAAATTTGTGTACTTTGAGACAAGTGAATGAAATTCACACTTGTTTTAACAGTGGTGGTACTTTAAATAGAGTGCCTCAGGAAACAATGTGATCAATACTACAAGATGACATGATCTGTGATATGTGAGAACCATGTTCTTGAGTAGCATATTTCTTATGCTAGAATTATATTTAAGAATCAGTACTGACCCATTTTACACCTTTAATAATACTGAAAACCTATCAGTCAGTCCTGTATAGGAAAATAACGCATAATCTACATCTGGTTTGTAAATGAGGATTATCATTTGAAGGATGTCCAGTAGGAAACATAATTTAGACTGAATGTGACTGAAGAAATAGAAGAAGGAGAATGTCCCAGCAGAAATTATACTATcagaaaagataataaaaaaataaaaaaatagaaaaaaaggagttccttttttttttttgcaatcagAGGAATAATAGATTCACATAATTGTGGAGATCGGCAGGGATCTCTGAAATCCTCTAGTCCAGTCCGACCCCACTGTTCACAGCAGTGAGGGCTGCTCAGGACTGTGTGCAGCAGCTTTCCGAACATCGCTGAGACTGGAGACTTTACAACCTCTATGCAACTCACTCGAATGTACAATTGTccttaaaaccattttttacTTATGTTGCTGCACAGCTGGTGACATCTTCTCACGATGACAGTTTCTTAACAACGGAGCATGTCCTGCAGGCTACGAGAGCACCTCCCACTGCCCTGGCCTCAGGAAAGGCCCCAGGCACTCCCTACAGCCTGAGATCCGCAGAGCTCCACCTGCCTTCTAAAATTCCATTTGAAAGTTGTCTTAGAATGAAATAGgtaagaacagaaaagaaattggAGTAGATACTCCAAAATAATGTATTTCGTGGAAGCATTTACTCAATAATAaggattttggagatttttttttccccctggtcTATCCTGTGCAGTTTTCAAACCCTGTATCATCTATCCACACTATGTCCTACTATTTCATTATTCGCCTTAGCAGCTGAATTGGTGAAGACGATCTAGTGTGGCTCTCTCACTCTGCGCTGGCTTTCCAAAGATGACACAGTGGTTAGAGTACTGTTACTTTGTCTACAGTAAACTTAACCTCCGGTGAATTACTTCAAGACTGAAGATTTGGGAGTATTATGTAATCAAAGCCAACAGAAGTGGTCTAACAGATGGCTTAGATGGACTGAAAGGAAtaagagaaaagtaaaattctATAAAAACAGGATTAGCAAGAAGAGTTTTAACTTTTGATATAAAAAACAAAGACCTGTCAATGTTATAGACCAAGAGACCATCATGGCTGTAGTACACAAACAGCTAGGCTATTATCAGTATTTATGGGTAGCAGGGCAATGATGACTGATGTACAGTTTGCATGGTTATGTGCATCACATACAGACTATTTCCCAGAATGTTGGAAAAATATTAGTCTCTGCTAAGGAATCTTCCAGGAGTGTTTTTTTGTATCACAAAGCATGCTCCTTTGTGTACTTCTACTTTTACAATTGCTATGGGGTTTTTGTGTATGTATCAGTCTTAAACTTGTTAGAGATGTTTTCCTCTCTCATTGTCAATTAattctattaaaagaaaagcttatttaaaaaaatatccttttctgCCCTCTGCATGCAGTCAGTCTCCATTTTGAAAGAGGCAATGAACAAAGCGAAAAATGAGCATGTAATGACCGGAGCCAGTGGAACACGCCTTACCTCCGGCTCCTTGCTGTGCTTCTGCCCCAGCGTGGCTCGTAGCTGCTGATGGATACTGTAACCTCtgtgtttctttctctgcaaaTGCTTTGTTACCATTAAGCACAAAAATGTGTTCTTGTGGTTGTTGCAAGCTTCTGGGAAAGAAATACTACATTTAATTGATGGAACGCCTTCTTCTGTCTTCTGACAGGTCCGTAGAGTAGAACCCGCCTTGATGGCCAGCTCCTGGGTCCACCCAGTCCAGCGGACTTGACTGTTCGAGGAAGGTTAGAGAAAGAGTGTGAGAATGATAGAAACACTGATAGTTGCTTTCCCAGTtatattcttcctttctttcccagccTTTGGCTTACAGCCTTTCTGAGCCCGCAGTTTTCATGTACAAGGGCTgctgatggatttttttgttccagTCATGTCAAATACTTTTCAATGGTGTGCTCTGTAATGACTGCAAATGTACTGGGgtatatttttccattttggaaTCCACAACTTTGCTGAAAAATGAACTCCACAAACTCATTATGAGtcatctgggggaaaaaacaaaaacaaaacaacaaaaaacaacacataTCTTTTTGGTCATTTaaagttttctgctttataCCTTCATGTGCTCCCCTTATTATGAACATAATAAGacataataattttttatctgttttctttgtACTGCCGCAGTTGTATAAACCTTTATCATATTCTTCTTCAGCCATCTGCATTTTCAAGCTGAAGAGTCTTAGCCTATTTAATCTCTTTTCATAGAGAAGCTGTTCCATATTTCTACTCATGCTAGTTGCCCTTCTTTGTATCATTGCTATTTTGTTTTAGAGATGGTAAGACTAGAAATGCATAGCATTCAAGATTTGTGGAGGCACAATGGACTCACACTCGGCAGAATgctgtcttctgtttttctttctatccCTTCCATAATGATTCCTAACAccctattttccttttttactgCAGCTGTGGTTTCTACAGACAGTgattccatggatttttttttctcccttataACTGACTGAGAAATAATTATtgtaaattatttgcttttgtctctctttgaaagtattttcaggaattttgcCAATACTTGCCTGGGCATTTTTCAGCCCTAGGAACTTGATGACTATTGAGTAACATCTGAAGCTTAGTTGTGAATGGATGTGGAGTCATGCTTGCATCGCTGTCACGCAAACTTTCCTGAAAATGTGCTATAGGCATTTGGGAACCAAATTAACTGAAGCAGGCTGCAGTTAATGTAACCTCTCAAGAACAAAAGTAAAGGTATTAGGAAAGAGTGCTTATCTTTAAAGACATTGGACAGTAAGACTGCTCTTGCTAACCTGGGTAGATGAGCTTGAGTATGTTGAAGGAAAAGTCCTATCAGCAGAAATGATGTGACTTAATATACAGGATTTAAGGGCTCATCAGCAAGACTCTGTGTGATCATTTGTACAGATAAGATTGctagcatttaaaataattagcaGTTACCactgcgtttttttttttttggtaccaTGCAGGAAAtgtcaaagaaaataaagtgcCTATTGTGCAGCAATTAGTGTACCTCTTTCTCAATTGGTACTTTGCTCTTCCTCCTCAAGAATgcaatacagaaaagaaattataacaAATAATTGGAAACAAAGACTAcagggtttttaaaaatcttctctGCTCCAATGTGgatatttcctgtatttttaaaataacgACTGTTGAAAGATCTATGGAAAACTGAGTCTACACATCTTAGTCAAGCCATTTTGATCTACTTCTTCCTTTTATTCATGTATTAAGGAAAGGCAATATTTACTTACGTAAGTCAAGAGTATTGTGAGTGATAATGCTTACAAGAAGCAGTATTATTAAAATGAAGAACTATGCACTTCCAAAggattattaattttattatcaTTGTTATTACTGCACTGAGCTATTGGAAATTACTAAAAGATAGGCAATTACCATAGACTTTCTTGAGACAACTTTGTAGGGTAGTAGAAGAGTGTTACGCTGCAGAAAACTCATAATGAAGTTGTAAAAGTAAGATTGTGTCCCATGCCTTAAAAGGGTGTTGTCCAcccattaatttaaaaagtaaaagtaatGAATAATACTACATGATAAAATGTGCTCGTCTGTCTTTTCACTTGCAGTTGTACTGATTAATTTACTGCTTGCTTGAGAagcttcctcccctcccccccaataATTTTTTGAGTCGTATGCCAGAAATGTTTGTAATTTTGGGAAAATGGTATGGCCAATGGGCAACTGGGTTTCTGCAGATTAACGAGGGCCCATTTGTCAGTTGAGCTGCAGAATGATAGCTGTCTCCACCAAGCATGTGAGTCCGGGGCAGCTTCTGTAGTTCAGCAGGTGGTGAGCCTCTGCTAAGTTGTGGTGAGCCAACAGCCAGAGTGTGAccaagagcagcacagctgcctgtCAGATGcctgtcccttccagctccaggctcttgTTCTCTGGTTTGAAGCACAGTTCCCTCAGTTAAAGCAATCTGGCTGCATGACTGCATTCTAAAGTACACTGTGAAACGGATCCCATTAAAAATGGCTCTAACACCATAATTTTGGGaaaggtttctttttaaaacatgagTAATTTACAAAGCTGGTTTAGAATATGGCTGTACCTTGAGACAGTCCCCATGaagatttaaaataactttgttaATATCCACTTTAAATGGCTATTTGGATTAATATTCTTGAGTTTCCCGTGAACACAAGTTGAATTATCCTGTGAAGAAAATGAGTTAATTTCCACTGGCAGTAAGGAATAATTTCTGATGCAGAATTACTGTCTCTTACTTGACTGGATTTCTAGACATTCTAATTTAGGTTCTTGATGAGTTGAGAATAAAAGATTTCCCTATTCTAATctggaaaattaattacagaACAAAGACTGTCtatgaagaaaaatgttattcctcTCCCTTTACCCATGCTGAGAGAAAGTAATTAGTTAGGGGTCTAATCAAATGCCAAATAAGATTTGTAGAGTAGGTTAAACCACCTCTGCCCTTGCTGGCGTCTTGCTGTTTTGGGTGCTGGAAAGAGCTCTGGCTTAGTTGCAGTAATTCAGGAACCTAACAAGACACTCTGTCTGTGACAGCAATCTGAAGTATTGGAAAGCATGACCTAAAGGGACAAGGGACTTCTCAACAACTGACAAAATTGTGCTCCAAAAGCTGCAAATGTAGCAGTGCCATGCTGTGGACTCAGCAAGGTGGTGACTCTCACAAAGGACTCAACCAACCCAAGTTTTTACTGCTTCATTTGGGATTTGCTTTGCTGGGATATCAAGTCGATGCCAATGATGCGGTAAGCATCTCAGTGTTGACAGAAAGCAGCTTGGGAGAAAAGGATCTGGGGTCTTAGTGGATACCAGGCTGAACGTGAGCCTGCAACATACCATTGCCACAAGGAAGGTGAATAttatcctgggctgcaggaggcaaagtgctgccagcagcctgagAGAGAGATCCTCCCACTTTATTCAGTGCTGGTGAGACCACCCCTAAAGCACTGTCCAGTTTTGGGTTCCTTGATACAAAAGAGGCATGGATACACTGGAAAGAGTCCAACAGAGGGCTGCAAAGATGACGGAgaggctggagcacctctgctgtaaggaaaggctgagtgagcctgttcagcctggagaggagaaggctcaaGGGGAATCTCATCAAGATATACAGATACCAGAAGGGAGGGTGCACTGAGGATGGAGCCAGCCTCTTCTCAGCAGTGCCCACTGACAAAGTcagaggcaatgggcacaaactgaaacacaggaggcTCCCTCCGAACACCAGGAAACACCTTCTCACTCTGAGGGTAACTGAGCACTGGCATagactgcccagagaggttggaAGCATCCAtaaagatcatcgagtccaagtGAGCTCCTCACAGGAATATCTAAAACTAAATCATAAAACAAAGAACATAGTTGAGATGCTTGTTGAACTCTGGAAGGGTTGGTGCTGTGACCGTTTCAGTGGGGAGGCTGTTCAGTGACTGACCACCCTCTAGAATCACACCTGAACTTCCTCTCATGCAGCTTCATTCTGGTTTGTCATGTTCTATCAGTGGTGAGCAGAGTGAGGAGCATCCATCCTCAGAGATATTCAAGATGCAGTCCTGGGTAACCTGGTTTAGGTGGCTATGATTGAGCACTGAGGTTGGACCAGACACCtccagaggttccttccaactccaGGTGTTCTGCAGTTCTGTGACTTATGATGCTGTTGACTGACGAAGCTACAGGTTCGTGCTAAAAACCCCATCTAAAACAGGATGGACGTATTTAATATCATGTAAAGCACTTCACTGTATTATGTCTGTTGGCCCGTTTTTGTTGTTTGACTCAGTTCCTTCACGGCGACTCCTTCGAGGGGTTTGCCCATCGAAGTGTCCAACCAAATCCTTACGCCAACACGTTTCACCCGACCTTTCTGCGCCGCCCTGCGAGGATCCTCTCCTCCCAGCAAGGCGCGACGCGGCCACGCGCTCACCGCGCCGTGCGGGGGCCTCGCTCCCCTCCGTGCGGGAAGGGGGCACCCGCTGGAGACGCGGGGATCACGGCCCGGGGcggcgccggggccgggcctgCGGACACGCTCCGGGACCGGGGGCTCCGGGCCCCGCGCCCTCACGGCCGCCACCCCcggaggggcggggccgggctcgCCCGACGCGTTTCGAACGGGCCAATGGGCGGCGCAGCGGGGCGGGCGCGCGCAGGCCCCGCCCGGGACTTTAAAGCGCCATTTTGTGCCGGACGCCGGACGTCGATCGCGGCTCGCACCCGGAGGGCGCCCGGCGGCGGCCGGAGCCTGCCTTCGGCGCTGCGTCCGCTCTGCCTTCTCGGCGTCTGTCCCGCCACACCGTCCCGCTGCCTCCATGACCCGCAGTAGGAAGCGGGCGGCGCTGGAGAGAGGAGCCGGGAAGATGAACTCAGAGGCGGGGAGcgccgcggcggcggccgcgggagCTCGGGCGTCGGggacggcggcggcggcggcggcagcggcagcggcagcaggGGCAGCCGGCGGCGAACCGGCGGCCGCCGcctgggggctggagggggaggCGGAGAAAGTTGTGTACTCCCGCTCGCAGGTCTCCTTCGCCGGCACCAAGGCGCTGGGCGACGCCCTCAAGCTCTTCATGCCCAAGTCCACGGAGTTCATGAGCTCCGACTCGGAGCTGTGGAACTTCCTTTGCAGCCTCAAGCACGAGTTCTCCCCGGTCATCCTCCGCAGTAAGGACGTCTACGGATACTCCTCCTGCCGCGCCGTCGTCCCAGACCCGCCGTCGCCCTCggagcggccccgccgccgcgccgGCAAGCGGCGCCTCCCGGCCGCCGACGCCAAGcgccgggccggggcggcgggcggcagcgccaagcggcggcggcggcggcggcgccgcaGGAGGGAGCGGGGCAGGCAGCGGCCCGCGGCCGGTGGCCCCCGCGCCCAGGAGGAGGCGGTAGGGGCGCCGGAGCCGTCGGGCGAGCAGGGGGACGGCGAGCAGGGCACCCCGGCGGCGGCAGCCTGGGAGCCGTTCGGCGGCAAGTCGCTGGAGGAGATCTGGAAGGCGGCTACCCCCCTCCTCACCGCGTTCCCCACCATCCGTGTGCGGGGCAACGTGTGGAGCCAGCGGAGCctggcggcggcgcggcggcgggcgcAGCGGATCCTCGGCGTGGACCTGTCCCCCGTGGTGCTGGTGCGCCGCTTCCCCGTGGCACCGTCCTGAGCCTGCGGGGGCTCCGCTGCCCGCACCTCACCTTTGCCGCGGTGCGGACAAAGAGACCGGTATCAGTCACCTGTTTACATTGCTTTTGTCTGGATCGTGTTCTGCTGCTGCACTTTATGGCCCGCTCGGGCGGCGCCGGGCCCCCCGCCGCACGGGGGGCGGCCTGCCGGGCCCCGGGGTGGGGCCACCTGGCAGGTATCATGCGTGGGGACCAAGTTCcacttccacttttttttctctcccattgGGCTACCTCACTGGTCCAGAAGTCCACCCAAGAAGTTATTTTCCAAAGGAACTTACTATCATGCTTGTATAATAAAGCACCATCTGattcttgctatttttttttcctttccccccttccccttttctGATGGATTATGTATGCTTTGTGGTGTTGCACTAGTATGTGCTCAGGGTATTTTGAATCCCAAGCATTCCCAAGTTTCAGTTTACTCTGATAAAGGATGCGTAAAGAATGGAGGTTCGGGACTTGTGGCTGTTTTTGATGGTGCAAaaacttttttaattttaatttcacgAGCTTAGTGATATATAAAGATGTATCGCGCAGTATAATTGTTACACTTTTGTATCTAAAgtcatttttaaagttttctagTTGAACTAAGTATTTGTTTCTATGGAGCACCTAAAGATAGAATCATCCTGATATTTTATAACCCTGTTTACTTTAGGGAAGCTCATTTCGTCAACCTAAGTGAACTTAATAAAAGTCAAAGAACAAATGGTGTTTCAGTTCAATGAAACTGCACAGGGATGGGTTCCTGGTGAAGTGCACCACCACTGAGGTGCTCTGTGTCAGTGAGCTCTGGCTTTGAGAAGAATGTGCCTGCTTATCAAAGCAATATATAGGTGTCTGGAGGTGAACTGTGATCCAGCATTGGTGCTGACAGCCAGAAGTCAGTAGCTTGTGTGACACAAATATCACACTGAAGTGCCTCTGCAAAAAGAGTAAGACTTGATCTCGATAACAAACTAGCACTCATCATCCTGTGGTTGTGAGATGGTTAATGATGGATAATAGTTTAATATAATTACTtgcacataattatttttataaaccaTTCATGGGTTCCACTGTAGACTGATGAAAAATTCATGATGTAGCTTGATTATTTTGGCTGAAAAATAACATGTAGTCATTCTATGTGATAGGCAGTCTCTCTTTAAATTGAtttattaaagttttttttttttttagctcttatGCCTTGCAATTGGTGTGTGAGGAGTGAAGGTGTGTGTGAGGGACAAAGTGActatttttacattaatttttttatacttgTGGGAGAGCAAAGAAATGCTGGGTAATACACATCTTACAGTCCCAACTATCCTGGCAGATGGGACTAACCAGTTTTAATGGTGGAATGAGCAACCTTACAACTTGCTTATAGAATTGTTTGGTGATTTAAAATTTCTGATGTCTCTTGACTCCTCGTTGACTGCCTTCAACAAAGGTAGTAAGACATCTTGATGTCTCGGTGTAGAGTCTGCTTGTAAAAGCTAGTGTTAACTTAAAGTAGCCACCTTCTTCTAAAAACATGTATATTTTGTAGTGTTTTCTTTGCAAACTCCTTCCAAGCTAATGCTTAATCTATTTTACATCCATTTGGCTTTTGAAATTGTTTACATAATGTTAGACCGTCTGCTGATGGCTGCAGTAGTGCCACGTCGCAATTCAGAAGTGAATTAAATGAAAGTTCAAGGGTGCATATTGTTGTGCTGTTCCTCTGGGTATAATACCTGCTTAACTGTAAAAGCAAAACTGGGTTGATTTAAAACCCAGTAAGGCAAGCTGGAGAGCTACCAGATGCCGAGGCTCTGGGTATTTCAATTTTGAAATGCTGCTTCAGAAACACAAGTGCATTGTTACTAGTTCTTAAAGTGTATAGGTGATTTCAGTGCTCCTACTATTAGATTGAGGGGCTTTTTAGTATTTTGGACTCTGTAGAAAGATGACAAAATTAAGGATTTGGCTCGTGCGGATTTTTAACTCCTAAACAGGCACAGGACAGGCTAGGTCAGATTTCAAGGGTGAGAGTTAAGGCTGCCAGAGGTACAACATGGGAGACACTGTATTAAATTTGCACTGCCTTGTTTGGAGGCACGTCCTGAAATGTTCTGTGTAAGAACAAAATATAATGAAGTAGCTTATAACTCTGTTCAGTGACtcttgcagctctgtgtgtAAGACTTGCCTATTTTTCTCTTGGTTGTGCTTTGACTTCTTGGTTCAGAAATGGGAGCTTTATTGGGGGTATAGTGTATTTTGTTGATACCCTGTTAGCCAGTTGGGTTGGAGTTTCACTGGAGTCTGAACTCCTCTGGCAGCTGCATTTACAGATTCTTAACTCAGCTATTTCAGTTTGTGAAGTCAATTAAGAATGGGAAATCTTTAGTCAGGTTTTCTGGCGATGTAATGAGCTGAAATAGCTCACCAAAGTTCTGAGTACAGGATGGGGTGTGAAAGCCAACAGGTCACAGGGAAACAAAAACAGCTTAATTCATGATCGTATTCATGGCAGTTTGTGGCAGTCCAGGACAGGCTTGTCTGTGGTGCAGTTTCCCGtcatctttttccttctcaaatgTGCTATTCCCACCTACCTCTCTGTGGTCATCTGAGGAACCTAAGCAAGCAGAAAATTCTTCCAATTTCAGGTTTGGCTTTTGTTCAACCTTCTAGCTGTAGACCAGATCTGAGGAAGGTTGGAAAGAGGTGTTTAGTATTGCCACAATATTGAGTTAGATAATTTTAAACATGGTAAGAATAggtttattttatgaaaaaggCCGATAGTATTTTTGTACTCTACCTATATGTGTGGTGTTGGGGAATAGCGTAATGGATTAGACAAACCTCTGGTCTGACTCCATGTGGCTGTTGCTGTGCCCACACTGAGCAGTCTGAGAGGTGCGATTTGCTTGATTTAACTCCGTGGTTTCAGCATCCTGTCACATGGGGCTGATTCTGAGACTTGACAAAATGCAGGCCCAGAATAAATCCAGTGTACAATGCCCAGTCTGCTTTAGTCAGCAGATGGTCTCGTATTAAACAGGAATTTTGTGTTAGCCTCTTGCTGGTTCCCTTCCTTTTGAGCTCCCTTTATAGAATATAATATGGGCTATTTCCATTACCAGATCCGAATTTTCAACCAGTCACTCAAAGATTACTGAACTTCAAAATGTCACAGTGCCAAAAAGAGTTGGACAGTGGCTCTGGATGTCAGTTGAGGTGACCATTGGTCTAGCATGTTGCCTGGTGTAGTCTTTACGTTCAAGAGGCAGTGCCTTCCTCTGAGTCATTGTACAAATACATTATTCAGGACTAAGCTAATAAAATGAGAGTGCAGTGCCTTGCAGGAGTTCTCCTGGATTCTATTGTTACATAAAAGTTTTTGCATCAAAAGGATCTAAGTGTACAACTGGTCCCTAAACCCTCTGTTGCTGGTctttaaacaacaaaaatatgcCCAACAAActttaaacaacaaaaataatatgccCAAACCTCATGTAGAGCATCATTGTATTTGCAGAAGGCAATTCCAGTACTTGGATTGTGCATTGAAAGAGTAGGGAATGTTGTGtgaaaatctgtatttcctTGCCTATCAGAAGCAAAAGGCAGAGTGAATCTGGTTTGAGGATTCCAGCACCAatcccaaataatttttcacttaCTGCTTCTTCAGCAAGGCAGAGTCCTGGGCTCTTCTTACTGTTTAAAACTGAGTTATGGTAATATGTGTTGGCTCAGTGCTGTACTTCAAGCCCAAGGTTTGCATGCCCCTGAAGCCAGTAACACAGAAAGTGCCTCTATTTCCTTTTGGCCCAATGGACCAACACAAAAATTTTGATTTGTATCAGTGAGTCAAAACCAGTGATTCGGGGATGAACAAAGGTTGAAGGTTTTGCTTGTGTCTATAAACACAGGAAATCTGGAAGCAAAGGACTGAACTGACAAGAGTGACTAGAAATACCTCATGGAAATGAGGCAATTCATACCAAGAAAGAAGGTACATCCT is part of the Cinclus cinclus chromosome 4, bCinCin1.1, whole genome shotgun sequence genome and encodes:
- the CCDC71L gene encoding coiled-coil domain-containing protein 71L isoform X1, yielding MTRSRKRAALERGAGKMNSEAGSAAAAAAGARASGTAAAAAAAAAAAGAAGGEPAAAAWGLEGEAEKVVYSRSQVSFAGTKALGDALKLFMPKSTEFMSSDSELWNFLCSLKHEFSPVILRSKDVYGYSSCRAVVPDPPSPSERPRRRAGKRRLPAADAKRRAGAAGGSAKRRRRRRRRRRERGRQRPAAGGPRAQEEAVGAPEPSGEQGDGEQGTPAAAAWEPFGGKSLEEIWKAATPLLTAFPTIRVRGNVWSQRSLAAARRRAQRILGVDLSPVVLVRRFPVAPS
- the CCDC71L gene encoding coiled-coil domain-containing protein 71L isoform X2, with product MTRSRKRAALERGAGKMNSEAGSAAAAAAGARASGTAAAAAAAAAAAGAAGGEPAAAAWGLEGEAEKVVYSRSQVSFAGTKALGDALKLFMPKSTEFMSSDSELWNFLCSLKHEFSPVILRSKDVYGYSSCRAVVPDPPSPSERPRRRAGKRRLPAADAKRRAGAAGGSAKRRRGPRPPSGEQGDGEQGTPAAAAWEPFGGKSLEEIWKAATPLLTAFPTIRVRGNVWSQRSLAAARRRAQRILGVDLSPVVLVRRFPVAPS